In Thermanaeromonas sp. C210, the genomic stretch CTCGATCTGGAGGAGGTTATGAATCGCTTTAATTGTTAGAAGGAGCATATCTGCTGGCGGGCCTCCTGGCGGCCGCCCTGGCGTGGACGGGCAACCGGTTTTTATTTTCCTTTCTCAAATTCGACGGCCTCCTTTGGGGCCCTCTGCTGGAGGAAGCCCTGAAGACGGGATTAGCCCTGGCCTGGGGGGCTCCCGTGCTCTTGGTGCACGCGGCCTTCGGCCTGGTGGAGGCCGGGTGGGAGCTTACAAGGGCCCGGCGGGGAGCCGCCCTGGCGGCCGTAGGGGGCCATACCCTCTTCGGCGCAGCGGCTGCCGGCCTTTGGGAAGGGAGCGGCCAGGCCGTCCTGGCCTGGGGCGGCGGGTTCCTCCTCCACTTCCTCTGGAACGCGGCCCTTTTTCGGCTGCACCGCCGGGGAAGATAGGCCCGGCGGCCGGAGCGGCGCCCGGGGGAAGGGCGCGGGGCAGAGCGGCTTCTGACGTATCCCTGGTTTGGAGAGGGTGATTTAGCTCGTAAGCGAGCGACTTGAGCTGAGCGGACGACAATCTTTTGCGAAATCGAGGCCGGAGGCGGGGCCGAGGCCGAAAGAGGCCTGCGACCGGCTCCTGAGGCATGGAAGCCGAATGAGCCGGGGACCCCGCCGGAGGCCGAAAATTGAGCTTAAGTATTGGTCCGCGAAGCTCACGGAGCGAGCGGGGAGCTAAATCACGTCAGCTAAAAAGCGGGGATGGCTCAGGGCCGGCTTGCCTTGACGCCGGGAGTCCGCGTGGCTTATAATGAAAACGAGGGCCCTTATCAGCAGCGGCCCTTTTTGTGGTGTATGGGAAGCGGGGGACTATGGACAACTACGGATTATTACAAATTATTAGAGATAGTGCACAATTTCACATGTTGGCGGAAGGCCTGCGCCAGGGGCTACCCGAGCAGCAGCTCTACGGTCTGCCCGAGGGCCTGAAGGGCCTGTGGGTGAGGGCCATGGCCGATGAATTCGGGCCCCTTCTGGTGGTCACCTCCGGCCCGGAGGAAGCCCAGCGCCTGGCCGCTGATGTGGAAGCCTTCGGGCCGGGCGGGGGCGTGGATTATTTGCCGGCGGCGGAGCTCCTGCCTCTGGGATTTTATGCCCACAGCCTCGAAGTACCCGCCCAGCGCATCCGGGTGCTTGAAGACCTGGTGTGCGGCCGGGTGCGGGTGCTGGTAACCAGCATCGGGGCCCTGGCGGCTAAGCTCCCGCCCCGGGAGGCCTTCTCCCGGGCCCTGGTTACTCTGCGGGTGGGCCAGAACGTGGAGCGGGAGGAACTCCTCGAACGCCTGGTGCGGCTCGGCTACCGCCGCGAGGAGATGGTGGAAGCGCCCGGCCACCTGGCGGTCCGGGGCGGCATCATCGATATCTATCCCCTGGGGGCCGAAAACCCGGTCAGGGTGGAGTTTTACGGCGACGAAATCGATTCCCTGCGGCCCTTCGACCCGACAACCCAGCGGTCGGTGGGTGAGACGGGGGAAGTAGTAATTACCCCGGCGGTGGAGACGGTGGCGCCCGAGGACCTGCGGCCGGGCCTCGAGCTTCTCCGGCAGGAATTCCAGCAGACCCTGGCCAAATTGAGGAAGACGAGGCCCGAGGCCGCCCGCGAACTGGAAGAGCGCCTCGGTTCTCTGCTGGCCAGGTTGGAAGCCGGAGACTGGCCGGAAGGGATAATCCCCCTACAGCCTTTCTTTTATCCCCAGCAGGCCACCCTGCTGGAGTATTTTAAGCGGCCGCCCCTTATAATTCTCGACGAACCGGCCAGACTTAAGGATGGGGCCAAGCGCCTGGAAAAGCAGCGCCTGGAGATCTTCACCCAGATGCTGGAGGGAGGCCTCGCCCTGCCTTCCCAGGGTCTGGCCTATGCCGGGGCTGAGGAAATGGAGAACCTCCTGGCCAAATACCAGCGCCTCTATTTCACCCTGTTGCCACGGCGGGCCGGCCTCCAGGTACGCCAGGCCGTCGGCGTGGGGGCCCAAAGCCTCCCCGCCTTCCAGGGTAAGGTGGGCCTCCTGGCCCAGGAGCTGGGCCGCTGGCGCCGCCAAGGCTATCGCATTGTCCTTGTGGTGGCGGACGCCGCCCGCATGGAGGCCCTGCGCCAGAACCTTGCGGCCGAGGGGCTGGAGACCGTTGCCCTGCAGGATACTTCCGACCTCCCCCGGCCCGGCCAGGTGGCCGTGGTGCCGGGCAACCTGCGCCAGGGCTTTATCTGGCCCCAGGTAAAACTGGTCATCCTGGGGGATACCGAACTCTACGGTCCGGTGCGCCGGCCCCGGCGCCACAAGATATCCCGGGCAGGAGGCAAGATAACCTCCTTTACCGATCTCAAGGAGGGGGACTACGTAGTCCACGTCAACCACGGCATCGGCCGCTACCTGGGCATCCAGCAGCTGGAGGTGGGGGGTGTAAAGAAAGACTACCTCCTCATCCAGTATGCAGGCAACGACCGCCTCTACGTCCCCATCGACCAGATCTCCCTGGTGCAAAAATACATCGGGGCCGAAGGCCATGTACCCCGTCTCTACCGTTTAGGCGGCAACGAATGGGCTAAGGTTAAGGGACGGGTGCAGGAGGCGGTACGGGCCATGGCCGAGGAACTCCTCAACCTCTACGCCACCCGGGAGACGGTGCGCGGGCACGCCTTTTCCCCGGATACCCCCTGGCAGCGGGAATTCGAAGAAGCCTTCCCGTACACCGAGACGCCGGACCAGCTCAAAGCCATTGCCGAAGTCAAGGCCGACATGGAGCGGCCCAAGCCCATGGACCGCCTCCTGTGCGGCGACGTGGGTTACGGCAAGACGGAGGTGGCCCTGCGGGCGGCCTTTAAGGCGGTTATGGATGGCAAACAGGTGGCCGTCCTGGTGCCCACCACTATCCTGGCCCAGCAGCATTACAACACCTTCAAGGAGCGCTTCAGCCCCTATCCGGTGAAGGTGGCCGTTTTGAGCCGTTTTTCTTCCCCCCGGGAGCAGCGCGAAACGGTAGAGGCCCTGGCCCGGGGCGATATAGATATAATCATCGGCACCCACCGTCTCCTCTCCGAGGATGTTGCCTTTAAGGATCTGGGGCTGGTCATAATCGACGAGGAACAGCGCTTCGGCGTGGCTCATAAAGAGAAGCTCAAGCAGTTGCGCTACACCGTGGACGTCCTCACCATGACGGCTACCCCCATACCCCGTACCCTCCACATGGCCCTGGCCGGCGTGCGGGACATGAGCCTCATCGAAACGCCGCCCGAGGACCGCTACCCCGTCCAGACCTACGTAGTGGAGTACAGCCCGGAGTTGGTGCGCGAGGTCATCAGGCGGGAGCTGGACCGCGGCGGCCAGGTCTATTACGTCCACAACCGGGTGGCCGACATCGACCACGTGGCCTTCACCGTACAACAGCTGGTGCCGGAGGCCAGGATAGCCGTGGCCCACGGCCAGATGGCCGAAGAAGACCTCGAGGCCATAATGCTGGACTTCATAGAAGGGCACTTTGACGTCCTGGTCTGCACCACCATCATCGAAAACGGCCTGGATATCCAAAACGTAAACACCCTCATTGTAGACGAAGCCGATACCCTGGGTCTGGCCCAGCTCTACCAGCTGAGGGGGAGGGTCGGCCGCACGAACCGCCTGGCTTACGCCTACTTTACTTACCGGCCCGACAAGGTTTTAGGGGAAGTGGCGGAGAAGCGCCTGGCCGCCATCCGGGAGTTTACCGC encodes the following:
- the mfd gene encoding transcription-repair coupling factor gives rise to the protein MDNYGLLQIIRDSAQFHMLAEGLRQGLPEQQLYGLPEGLKGLWVRAMADEFGPLLVVTSGPEEAQRLAADVEAFGPGGGVDYLPAAELLPLGFYAHSLEVPAQRIRVLEDLVCGRVRVLVTSIGALAAKLPPREAFSRALVTLRVGQNVEREELLERLVRLGYRREEMVEAPGHLAVRGGIIDIYPLGAENPVRVEFYGDEIDSLRPFDPTTQRSVGETGEVVITPAVETVAPEDLRPGLELLRQEFQQTLAKLRKTRPEAARELEERLGSLLARLEAGDWPEGIIPLQPFFYPQQATLLEYFKRPPLIILDEPARLKDGAKRLEKQRLEIFTQMLEGGLALPSQGLAYAGAEEMENLLAKYQRLYFTLLPRRAGLQVRQAVGVGAQSLPAFQGKVGLLAQELGRWRRQGYRIVLVVADAARMEALRQNLAAEGLETVALQDTSDLPRPGQVAVVPGNLRQGFIWPQVKLVILGDTELYGPVRRPRRHKISRAGGKITSFTDLKEGDYVVHVNHGIGRYLGIQQLEVGGVKKDYLLIQYAGNDRLYVPIDQISLVQKYIGAEGHVPRLYRLGGNEWAKVKGRVQEAVRAMAEELLNLYATRETVRGHAFSPDTPWQREFEEAFPYTETPDQLKAIAEVKADMERPKPMDRLLCGDVGYGKTEVALRAAFKAVMDGKQVAVLVPTTILAQQHYNTFKERFSPYPVKVAVLSRFSSPREQRETVEALARGDIDIIIGTHRLLSEDVAFKDLGLVIIDEEQRFGVAHKEKLKQLRYTVDVLTMTATPIPRTLHMALAGVRDMSLIETPPEDRYPVQTYVVEYSPELVREVIRRELDRGGQVYYVHNRVADIDHVAFTVQQLVPEARIAVAHGQMAEEDLEAIMLDFIEGHFDVLVCTTIIENGLDIQNVNTLIVDEADTLGLAQLYQLRGRVGRTNRLAYAYFTYRPDKVLGEVAEKRLAAIREFTALGSGYKIALRDLQLRGAGNLLGPEQHGHMLAVGFDLYCQLLEEAVRKLRGQGLPAQEQPRGASVELNVDTYLSDDYIPDAALKMEFYQRLMAAKELAEVDEITAEMIDRFGTPPLAVENLLLMTRVRLLAGELGILHVQQRSGEVELKFGGGNHLKGEKLLQLSQIFPRRLSFSSAGGLSIRVRIRDLDQHAILKLLEQLLSSIRKMSRAEAG